The following is a genomic window from Solanum lycopersicum chromosome 6, SLM_r2.1.
ATATCTACGTAGGGATGGCAatttggggtgggggtgggggatgGGGGGAGCGGAGCAGGTTATGGTGTTTGTGGGGCGAGGTGGGTTAAAGCTTTTGTCGTTGTGGGGCGGgtttaaatagatttttttcaaaattcatgtGGGGCAGGGCGGGTTTGAAAAGAACTTTTAAATTCGTAGATTCTCACATTTCATACCAGTTTTGCACGTTTTATGCACTGGCTATATGATGAATAAAAGagtattatgaaaaaaaaaactgctTGGAACGGCCAAAAactagaaaaaagaagaagttagtAATCAATTCAAAACTATCAAAAAAAATGTTACAGACATGTTTAAAagagtattattattaatttcagcagttaaataataatattacacaattattaataaattagaaattttaagttaaaaacaTACCGCATTcagtattttagttttttaagaaattatgttGGGAGGGTGGAGCGGGTTTGTGCGCCGCtgtataaaaataacataacatGTTATGCGGGTTCAAGATTTTCAAACTCAATTATTTTGCAGGAGGATAGGAGTCAGGAGTCTGGTGATCATCTCCTTTGTGCTTTTCAGGGTGGGCTTGGGATGGTGgagtttatttgttttgttcttAAACTATTAAGATATACTCTTATGTCTACCAACTTATTGAAATGGTGCAAGTATTTTCTACTTAATAACGAGAGGAGATACACTTGAATGATTAATTCGTTTTCATAAGCTTAAATTGAGAAGATTGGTTTGCTACTTTGCTTCTTACATTTCGTCTTATGATATTTTGCTTACTGAAGTATAAAATGCTGAAATCAGATGTCAAAAGCTTACGGAGCTTGCATGAAGTTACTCGTTATGTTCTCAAAATCATGTAATTTTATATCCATTCTTAGTAACACAATAGTCCGAACAAATGGTGGAAGCAAGTCCATAATAAAGAATAGGAATCCTATCATTGACCAGATCTACTTAGACTGTCAATGAATATAAACCTAGATAATCCATAATGGCTAATTAAAAAGTGAAGCTACTTTATAGATGAGTCAGACAAAGCGCTTAGTGATCCTTCTTGTCATCTCCATCAGTCTCGTCATCTTCATTAGTCGATTTATCAGTAATAAAGCTGTCATTGTTGATTACTTCAAATGAATCACTCACTTTCAACTTAGTTTGCTCAATGCCAACATTCTTGCTCGTTAAGTTTTTGTAAATGTGAAGAGCTTGAGCAACCATGCTGGCAGGATCAGAGACATTTGTAGGAAGTAACAATGTTGTGCcctaaaacacataaaataaaatgattagcAAATCAATAATGCATGATTATGGACTAAATTGGAACGTATTTATTATGCTTCACCTCCTTTGCGATGCTACTGAAGGCTTGGATATACTGCTCTGCAATCCTCAAGCTTGCTGCCTACATACCCAGTAATGAAAGAGCCGTGAGTGAGAATGCTTATTGGCATTGACACAATCAAATGTATTCGTTGTTGAATTAATCAAGCACATCTTTCTCCAAAATCTCATTACAGCGTCATGGTAAAAAGACGCGGGCATGAACTTAGGGATCTCACCTCTGCATCTCCATGCTCTTTAAGGGTTTGTGACACCAACGCAATTCCTTTTGCCGTAGCTTGTGCTTTAGAGAGAATGGCTTCAGCTTCACCTGATTCACCAGATAGTATGGGTGAGGGAATCTATAAAACAAGTTTGAGATAACACACTTGGCAACATCTTTTACCAACCTTGTGCTCTGTTGACCAGGTCCATCTTTGCAGCTTCTGAGTCAAGGATCACTGAACTCTTCCTTCCATCGGCAATGTTTATATTTGCCTGTCTCTCCCCTATTTTAGATGACAATACACATCAAGTTTGATACGTTAAAGTGTCATACATATGGCACAATGAATTACTTCACATTGCTCAAATCAGGGTGAGGAACTGGTACCTTCTGACTCAAAAATTTGAGCTCTTTTTTTACGTTCCGCTTCAGCTTGCATCTCCATAGCTGATCTAACCCCACGAGGTGGAGTTATATCCCCTGAAGAGGAAACATACATATTCATCAATGAAGAACCATAATTGCTTTTGTAAGCAATGAAGGAATCAGTAGAACATGCCACATACTTATTTCATAACGAAGACATTTCAGTCCCCAGTCTTTTGCAGCATCATTAATGGCCAGCTGCAAGGAAAACGCGGAGCTAAAACAATTAACATGTCATAATTACACACTTCACAGTGAAAGTGCAAAAGGCCAACCCCTATTATTTTCTGATCATAAAATTCTATTAAAAAACTTACCACTATTTTGTCGTTCAAAGTGTCCCTTTCCTCAAAGGTTTTATCAAGTGAGATCTTACCAAGCTCACTACGCATAGTTGTCTGTGCTAGTTGAATTACCGCATACAATGGATTCTCAACTCCATATGACGCCAATTTTGGATACAGTCTACAAATCTCcagcatttttaaaaatttcaagagAAATTCGCGCAAAAAGTATAAGAAGTACTCATAGAGATTAAACCTTGATATTAAAGAACACCATCAATCGAAATGCTAACATTGTCTCTAGTAATCGCAGTCTGGTTAGGTATCGGAACAGTCTCTTCCTTGAGAGAATGCGCATACGCAATTCGATCAACAAAAGGGATCAAAAAGTGAATTCCCGGAGTCAATGTCTTCACATATTTCCCAAATCGTTCAACTACATGCGCCTTTTTCTCAGGCACTATACGAATTCCCAAATTCAACGGCACCCGAACGTGATACCTTCATCACaacacaaaaaatcaaaaatcacaCATATacgaaattttgaaaaaaaaacaacaattagtTACTTGGCATATGGATCTCGAGAACGGAAGAAAAAATGGCGGACGGTAGTGGAAGTAAAGGAAGGAGATAGGTGACGTGACGGCAGCTGCTTGGAGGTTTGCTTCGTAACTAGAGAAGAAGTTGTTGTGGATATTGTTCGTGAATGAATGTGATGATTTAGCAGCCAAAGCTTGTTCACAGAGCTTGATCTTCCGATATTCATATTGAAATTCGATTGGAGAACGGGTTAGTAAAATTTTAGATAATTAGAGTAAGAGCAAATAGCAACAAAATGAAGTTTCTTCCTCAAGTTATGTTATACTGTGTCTTGTTCTTCAAGATAGTGGTATTTTCGGAATAACGGGAACATAAATTTTCGGaattaaacaaaatatcataaaacTACTAAAACGAGGTGTACATATATAATAACCTCTCACAACACTTTAAATTGCATTAATCGTGTAAACATCCGTTCACATTGTctataaaataaacaaacataaaaaaatgctaaaaatgAATAGCATATAATAAAACCTATATAAGAAGGAAGCTAAGAGCATAAACTAAGAAAAGCCTCTTTTATAAAACAATGCACCTCTTCAGAGTTAAGAACAATGTAACAGTACACCAATTCCTCCATCTCTTTCCAATCTTTAATGCCAACATTTTTCACCATCTCTTTTATAGATTCTTTTATATCTGTCAATGGATCCATTGAGTACTTCACAACACATGTACTATCCGCGAACGCCCCGCGAACATCTTCAGGCAATTTAGCTGAAAAGCTAACTCTGTTCCTTTGGTGCTTCAACAATTTCCCCCCCTTGTAATTCACCATTTTCTAACAATTTTGGTTTTGTTgttgtatatatgtgtgtgtgtgttcatTGAAAAGGTCAGTATATAAGATGGAGCTATAAATAAATGTGAGAGATGTATTGGTGCAAACAAGCACACATTGGGGAGGTGCTTTGAATGTAGTGTGGATAtggaaattaaatttttgagagATAAAAATTTATTGAGAGATAAGATGATGCATGTGAGGGGTATTTGTGGGATTTGTCATGTTCTCTACAATCGTGGACCATAGGTTGTTCATTTTCGGTGAATTTAGGTGTTGTCAGGATGTTCATTCGAATCCATTTAAgaattctatatataaatataagataattttttaaattttttttacgtacatagattaattttgaATCTCCCAACACAAATGAGAAAAATAGAGTTTGGCTAAGTGTATAAGAGGATTCAAAATTCGACCTGAGATTTCAAGTGCACTTCATACACTatgcttttatttttcaaactcgTTTTAGTAAAAATTTTGAATCCGCCAGTATTGTTCGAGACAGGAAAACAAATTGAATGTATATAGCAAAAAGGACAAGTTATACAAGCATGGTGGGAgcgtaaaaaattaaacaaaaacctGAAACTTGTGAATTATTGAAACTATGGTGGGACTTGGTCCTGTTTTGTCTTTGAATGGATACCGTAAAGAATTGAATTAGTTGGAGTAGATTCAAAAATTTTGATTGTATAAAGATGTACAGAGTCTATCTCAGTAAAAAAAACTTATCCGAACTTTGATAGGCATAGTTATTCGTATATAATAACTGTCGTAACGTTCAAAAATTTAAACTGAATTCAATAAAATAGTTCATCATTACACACGTAAGCTATTTCAAACCTGACCCGTCTCAAATCCAACTAGTTCCCCtctccaaattaataaaagaagaatGGGAATAGTTTGGGAAGTGTgcattagaaaaatattattagcaTAGAATTGGTCAGGAATGCCATGTACATATAATTTGATACACAATTATTGTTgcacttttaaaaattttgctTAACTTTTTTTGCGATTTCAACTCTTTTAACATTTTGCGAACTTTACTCTTCTAGGTGATTTATCCAAGTAAACCTAATTTTGATATGGTGTTatagaaaaattacttaatttagtGACAAAAGTATGTAATTACAatacaatttaaatatattgtattatgcTCACAAATGTATACATTAGTATCAGTATAAAATAAACTGTTTAGATATTAAAACATTGACTACTATATTTTGATTGATCATTTTAGCGTATGAAATTGATCTACACGATGAGAAACATTTTGTACGTTTTTTTGAATGTCTCTATATGTTTAAGGTGCAATTAATATGATATAGTTGAGATATTTATGACTTCCTATCGTGTGATTATATGTAAGTCAACTACGAATTAAATTAGGATTATCTATTTACAATACTACAAAGTACTTCAATTGAAAACCAtatcaaaatactttttttatagACATGATGTAATATATCAAACATTTCAATATTGACAATGTCCGCTCCTACTTTATATATTgtagtaaaaatatataaaagcaCTTGACAGAGAATCTTTTAAAGCGGTAGTCAAAACGAACTGTTAGATTACGTCACgtcttttgatatataataCATTGGAGCTCTCTATTCAACTTTGTGTGGATAATCAATCAATTGTTACTTTTCAAAAGATTAACTACACtcgtaaaaataaaaaaatattgagaataaAAAGTTCAATGGtcttacttttaaattataataaaacatactaaaatcaaaatttaaatattctgAATTTATCATCGAactcaaaattcattttaacaACGTGCAATTTCCCTTGGGCCTTGACCAAGACCTTTGCATAGCTTAAGGCGTAAGGTTCTTCCAATCCTTTTCATGATATTAAAATACAACAAAACAATACACTAAAATTTGGAGTCTAATTAAACAAGGTACTTTTTGTCTGTTTATACTTTCTTCCCACATACCAATTGTTAATTAGCTTAGAaggaaaaaagattgaaaatgacatttttgttaattattgtgtttGGTCCAAAGACTCAATTGTCTCAAAACTACTCAAGAGGCAATATTGAAATCATGTACAAATGTAATCACACGTTTCAAAAATAAgtgatgttttaaaattttaagaagaaattaatcttcgttttttaaaaataatttttgtttacaTAATCAAGAACCATTAGCTAACTTAAAATGTGAGACTCCTTTGAAAGTAGGGAAAGttgtatatataatagcaaattaataacctaaaataaatggagtagctagggtttgatttaattgtgctccatagcaaacgtttgcaaaaaattgccagcgcctctctcccaaatctatcgctcgccactctcctccaatctatcgctcgcttcctcactttttatacaaacacaagtgtataaaaattgtttctaattgtataaagcagagaaaattgtataaatatatatatatttgttcccctctctcccctcttccagatctggctcgccactctcccaaatctcgctcgccaccctcgcctttctcacttatacaatagaagcgaaatgtatacattgcgtttctgtttgtataaagcgtgagaaaattatatatacacatgcaagtacatatattttcgtcctatacacttataattatacaataaaagtactcccctgcccagtttcttttgcctttatctctttctcgttttatacaattttcaaattgtatctaatttctctctttctctaattcaattgtatattccttgtcaagtctcttttgtctttctctctttctcattttatacaaattcaaattgtatataatcgttctatacacttataataatacaattcattttatacactttgtttttatacagttctatgtccaagtgtctttctctttcttgttttatacaatttgcttcaactgtatagatatagcgaattatatagtttctatgtttgctattgAGCGCAATTatgacaaatataaattttttatttaatatatatgaaagttaCCCTTGAAAATATGTCTCAATTAAAAACAccacttattttaaaatgaagtaAATATCACGATAGATAAATTAATGATCCACCAAGAATAGACGTCTCACTTATGGGAGTAGGTATACGAGCAATGTACCACTTTAAATTCAGGTAAACATGAGTTaatatatcttctttttttttttttttggtttacttttttatttattgattaattcaatttttgtatttgtgATATTTGACTAACCtcactattttatttctttgtttgtgaatgattataaaaaaaaaattaattggaaGAATATCTATGTGTTTGacccaaaaataattaaactcatACACAAGGGAGCATATTACAgacttataattattataatgtaaatataaatagataaataaacaTGTCTCATCCTATTAATGACATAAACATATGGATGAGCCGAAATTCACAAAAATAATCTCTTATaatcattttcaaattcaattaaaaaagaacttttttgtaaatcttttacatgtaaaataaaaattttcttataaataaaaatatttcttataaataaataataaatattttttttaaaaaaataaattttataaaagactCTTTCAAAATTGTGACTTGTAGAATATATCCTTTAATATAAGTTAGAGGAATAGGATTGATTGTGGAATGGCCCGGTCCAAGTAGATTCTAGAAActttacaatttattttatattttatttcattatctatTGGTCGataattgtttttattgttaaatatgACTTTCTCACTTATATTTTTCTACCTTAGAAATTTTAACTTAGATTTAATAGAGGTATATTAAATTAACTTCAGTtggttagaaatatttttagataGTCCTAACTTTTAATTGATCAAGaatattatttaactaattGAACTTaagtatattcaattttataattatgaataaaatatatagagaggcgtttttaatatttttttttaacttataagaGTTTGACACTACTTACTGATACTATGTCATTTAGTAGATCATGAGTGGATTGTATCTACGTATAATTAGTTGAATAACATAGTATTTTTCAAGACTATcaatattttggaaaaaaaactaataatttatgacatattttaaaggttgcaataataattttttttaagaaagtgaaatttataatggtaaaaaaaatataataataataaaaattgaaatggtGGCAATTAATTTAGGATTTGATCCGACGTGTAGGTCTGCTACTGGCGCCATGACTGAATACTGATGACTTTCATCGTTGCCACAGTGACTGTAACAATCTGATTCTACGCGGTATTCGTTACGCGGTTTGATTTTGGGTAAATCAAGTCTACATCAGTTATGTCACTTTCTGCGATGTTTCATGTTCTGTAGTATTATCTATTGGGAAATTCCCCCATTTCTCATCTCATTCAATTAAAGGGTTTTACACATCGACCCCTTTATTCATTTTTCTACTTTGAATTTCTCGATTCACCTTACAGAATCtacttttgagaaaaaaatccATCAAAGTTTCTTCGTTTTCTGTGTTAAAAAGTTTGGATCTTGGTAATGACTGTAACTCCGGTGGGCAATCAGGTGG
Proteins encoded in this region:
- the LOC101268195 gene encoding uncharacterized protein isoform X1, with product MRILSRKRLFRYLTRLRLLETILYPKLASYGVENPLYAVIQLAQTTMRSELGKISLDKTFEERDTLNDKIVLAINDAAKDWGLKCLRYEIRDITPPRGVRSAMEMQAEAERKKRAQIFESEGERQANINIADGRKSSVILDSEAAKMDLVNRAQGEAEAILSKAQATAKGIALVSQTLKEHGDAEAASLRIAEQYIQAFSSIAKEGTTLLLPTNVSDPASMVAQALHIYKNLTSKNVGIEQTKLKVSDSFEVINNDSFITDKSTNEDDETDGDDKKDH
- the LOC101268195 gene encoding uncharacterized protein isoform X2, which codes for MRSELGKISLDKTFEERDTLNDKIVLAINDAAKDWGLKCLRYEIRDITPPRGVRSAMEMQAEAERKKRAQIFESEGERQANINIADGRKSSVILDSEAAKMDLVNRAQGEAEAILSKAQATAKGIALVSQTLKEHGDAEAASLRIAEQYIQAFSSIAKEGTTLLLPTNVSDPASMVAQALHIYKNLTSKNVGIEQTKLKVSDSFEVINNDSFITDKSTNEDDETDGDDKKDH